The following proteins are encoded in a genomic region of Neisseria perflava:
- a CDS encoding sensor histidine kinase, with protein sequence MRRFLLIAAVFAVVLLYGLTVATGSSNVLSDYFWWIVALCGLLLLVLAAVLVRYVVLLMRDNSKSVFGSQIARRLSGMFTLVAVLPGVFLFGISAQFINCTINSWFGNDTHEALERSLNLSKSALNLAVDNAVSNATPVQIDLISAASLDGNLGQTLAKSALTADFAQLALYNATTHKAEKSINPLKLNQPELTKGGWEQLEQTGSVRSLENIGGVLYAQGWMLIGTHKNQDYALFFRQPIPKDVAQDATLIEAARAKYAELSYTKKGLQTFFLSTLLVATLLAIFLALVMALYFARRFVAPVLSLAEGARAVAQGDFSQTRPVFRNDEFGRLTQLFNHMTEQLSIAKEADERNRLREEAARHYLECVLESLTTGVITLDADGRLKTFNKAAEQILGVSLVSLWGSNWHQWHGKSPQQTLLADVFAAINETADSDKPVQVEYAAPDDARILLGKATILPEDNDNGVVMVIDDITVLMRAQKEAAWGEVAKRLAHEIRNPLTPIQLSAERLAWKLHDKLDEQDAQILSRSTDTIVKQVAALKEMVEAFRNYARAPSLNLEKQDLNGLVSEVLVLYEAGACKFNARLSADALPIVADTTAMRQVLHNLFKNAAEAAESDEAPQVNVETGREGGQVFLTVCNNGKSFSKEMLHNAFEPYVTDKPTGTGLGLPVVKKIIEEHGGRISLSNQNSGGACVKIALPEMAETYAKQ encoded by the coding sequence ATGCGCCGCTTTCTTCTGATTGCTGCCGTATTCGCCGTTGTTTTGTTGTATGGTCTGACTGTTGCAACGGGCAGCAGCAACGTATTGTCCGATTACTTCTGGTGGATTGTCGCCTTGTGCGGCTTGCTGTTGCTGGTGTTGGCGGCGGTGTTGGTACGCTATGTCGTGCTTTTGATGCGCGACAACAGCAAAAGCGTGTTCGGTTCGCAGATTGCGCGTCGGCTGTCGGGGATGTTTACCTTGGTTGCCGTATTGCCGGGTGTGTTTTTGTTCGGTATTTCCGCCCAGTTTATTAACTGTACGATTAATTCTTGGTTTGGCAACGATACCCATGAGGCTCTAGAGCGCAGCTTAAACTTGAGCAAATCCGCGCTGAACTTGGCGGTGGACAACGCTGTCAGCAACGCCACGCCGGTGCAAATCGACTTAATCAGCGCCGCTTCACTGGACGGCAATTTAGGGCAGACGCTGGCAAAATCGGCGCTTACTGCCGACTTTGCCCAGCTGGCGCTTTATAACGCGACTACCCATAAAGCTGAGAAAAGCATCAATCCCCTGAAACTAAATCAACCCGAACTCACCAAAGGAGGATGGGAGCAGCTGGAGCAGACCGGCTCGGTGCGCAGCTTGGAAAACATCGGCGGCGTGCTGTATGCTCAAGGCTGGATGCTGATCGGTACACATAAAAATCAGGATTATGCGTTGTTTTTTCGGCAGCCGATTCCGAAAGATGTTGCCCAAGACGCGACGCTGATTGAAGCGGCCCGCGCCAAATACGCCGAGCTGAGTTATACCAAAAAAGGCCTGCAAACCTTTTTCCTGTCCACGCTTTTGGTCGCGACATTGTTGGCTATCTTTTTGGCGCTGGTGATGGCTTTGTATTTTGCCCGCCGTTTTGTGGCACCGGTGTTGTCGCTGGCAGAGGGCGCGCGGGCGGTGGCTCAGGGTGACTTCAGCCAGACCCGGCCGGTATTCCGCAATGACGAGTTCGGACGGTTGACCCAGTTGTTCAACCACATGACCGAGCAGTTATCGATTGCCAAAGAGGCGGACGAGCGCAACCGTTTGCGCGAAGAAGCCGCCCGCCATTATTTGGAATGCGTGTTGGAAAGTTTGACCACAGGCGTGATTACTTTGGATGCCGACGGCCGTCTGAAAACCTTTAACAAGGCCGCCGAACAGATTTTGGGCGTTTCGCTGGTGTCTTTGTGGGGCAGCAACTGGCATCAATGGCACGGCAAATCGCCGCAGCAAACCCTGTTGGCCGATGTGTTTGCCGCCATTAATGAAACCGCCGACAGCGACAAACCCGTCCAAGTCGAATATGCCGCGCCCGATGATGCCCGAATCTTATTGGGCAAGGCCACCATCCTGCCGGAGGACAACGATAACGGCGTGGTGATGGTGATTGATGACATTACCGTCTTGATGCGGGCGCAAAAAGAGGCCGCATGGGGCGAAGTGGCGAAACGCTTGGCGCATGAAATCCGCAATCCGCTCACGCCTATCCAGCTTTCTGCCGAGAGATTGGCATGGAAATTGCATGATAAACTTGATGAACAAGACGCTCAAATCCTCAGCCGTTCAACCGATACCATCGTCAAACAGGTTGCCGCGCTGAAAGAAATGGTCGAAGCATTCCGCAATTATGCGCGTGCGCCGTCGCTGAATTTAGAAAAACAAGATTTAAACGGTTTGGTGTCGGAAGTATTGGTATTATATGAGGCCGGCGCGTGCAAGTTTAATGCTCGGCTCAGCGCCGACGCCTTGCCGATTGTTGCCGATACGACGGCGATGCGCCAAGTGTTGCATAACCTATTTAAGAATGCCGCAGAAGCGGCAGAGTCGGACGAAGCGCCGCAAGTAAACGTCGAAACAGGACGCGAAGGCGGACAGGTTTTCCTGACTGTCTGCAACAACGGTAAAAGTTTCAGCAAAGAAATGCTGCACAATGCTTTTGAGCCGTACGTTACCGACAAACCGACAGGAACGGGGCTGGGTTTGCCCGTTGTGAAAAAAATTATCGAGGAGCATGGCGGCCGTATCAGCCTGAGCAATCAGAACAGCGGCGGCGCGTGTGTCAAAATAGCTTTACCGGAAATGGCAGAAACTTATGCGAAGCAGTGA
- a CDS encoding sigma-54-dependent transcriptional regulator — protein sequence MRSSDILIVDDEVGIRDLLSEILQDEGYTVTLAENAEEARQLRYQTRPAMVLLDIWMPDCDGITLLKEWAKNGQLNMPVVMMSGHASIDTAVEATKIGALDFLEKPIALQKLLSAVERALKHGEVQTASGMTLDKLGNSSVIQEMNGSIEAAAKHNRPLLLAGEAGSPFEIVARYLHKSGTPWVATDRVEHIVDTPMELLQKASGGILYVGDIARYSKNIQNGIAFLLEKADRYNVRVIASCGFKRGESADDVVAGRLAELLKERINVPSLRSQPDDIVFLINRIMTDLAESQKIQPVKFSDSALVVLRQYDWPGNYDQLAETVKNIMLESDGKEVDEQAVAVALGQKENATATEIIGGFNFNMPLRELREEVERRYFEYHIAQEGQNMSRVAQKVGLERTHLYRKLKQLGISVSRRSADKSEE from the coding sequence ATGCGAAGCAGTGATATTTTGATTGTAGATGATGAAGTAGGCATCCGCGACCTGCTCTCCGAAATCCTTCAAGACGAAGGCTATACCGTTACTTTGGCCGAAAATGCCGAAGAAGCGCGCCAATTGCGTTATCAAACGCGTCCGGCCATGGTGTTGCTGGACATTTGGATGCCCGATTGCGACGGCATCACTTTGTTGAAAGAGTGGGCGAAAAACGGCCAACTCAATATGCCTGTGGTGATGATGAGCGGCCATGCCAGCATTGATACTGCGGTTGAGGCCACCAAAATCGGCGCGCTCGATTTTCTGGAAAAACCGATTGCCCTGCAAAAACTCTTGTCCGCAGTAGAACGCGCCTTGAAACATGGCGAAGTTCAGACGGCCTCCGGCATGACTTTGGACAAACTGGGCAACAGTTCCGTCATTCAAGAAATGAACGGCAGCATTGAAGCGGCCGCCAAACACAACCGCCCGCTGTTGTTGGCCGGTGAGGCAGGCTCGCCGTTTGAAATTGTCGCCCGCTATCTGCACAAAAGCGGTACGCCTTGGGTGGCAACCGACCGTGTCGAACACATTGTCGATACGCCGATGGAGCTGTTGCAAAAGGCATCAGGCGGCATTTTGTATGTCGGTGATATTGCCCGTTACAGCAAAAATATCCAAAACGGCATTGCTTTCTTGCTGGAGAAAGCCGACCGCTACAATGTCCGTGTGATTGCTTCATGCGGCTTTAAACGCGGTGAGAGCGCCGATGACGTCGTTGCCGGCCGACTGGCGGAGCTGTTGAAAGAGCGCATCAATGTTCCTTCTTTGCGCAGTCAACCAGACGATATCGTCTTTTTAATCAACCGCATCATGACCGATTTGGCCGAAAGTCAAAAAATCCAGCCGGTAAAATTCAGCGACAGCGCGTTGGTGGTTTTGCGCCAATACGATTGGCCGGGCAATTACGACCAGCTTGCCGAAACGGTGAAAAACATCATGTTGGAATCGGACGGCAAAGAAGTGGACGAGCAGGCCGTTGCTGTGGCTTTGGGTCAGAAGGAAAACGCGACGGCGACAGAAATCATCGGCGGCTTCAATTTCAATATGCCTTTGCGTGAGTTGAGGGAAGAAGTCGAGCGCCGCTACTTTGAGTACCACATCGCCCAAGAAGGCCAAAATATGAGCCGCGTGGCGCAAAAGGTCGGTTTGGAGCGTACACACCTTTACCGCAAACTCAAACAACTCGGTATCAGCGTATCGCGCCGCAGCGCCGACAAATCCGAAGAATAA
- the dprA gene encoding DNA-processing protein DprA produces the protein MTENERFAWLQLAFTPYIGAESFLLLLQQFGSAQAALNAPADKIAALVRHKQAAESWRNADKRALAQQSAEAALQWEMQDGCRLLLLQDDDFPEMLTQGITAPPVLFLRGNAELLHTPSAAIVGSRHATPQAMRIAKDFGRALSEKGIPVVSGMASGIDTSAHQGALQADGGTIAVWGTGIDRIYPPSNKNLAYEIAERGLIVSEFPLDTRPFAGNFPRRNRLIAALSQLTLVVEAALESGSLITAKLAAEMGREVMAVPGSIDNPHSKGCHKLIKDGAKLVECLDDILHECPQLLQNTPVPSYSINKTVKLKNDRTKHLQQKIIADEPQRPSENLSAAPSTSALLEAMGYDPIHPDILAQQTNTAAADVYAQLLEYELDGIVAALPGGRYQRVKA, from the coding sequence ATGACGGAAAACGAGCGTTTTGCTTGGTTGCAACTGGCATTTACGCCCTATATCGGCGCAGAAAGTTTTTTGTTGCTATTGCAGCAATTCGGTAGCGCACAAGCTGCCTTGAATGCGCCGGCAGACAAAATTGCCGCGTTGGTGCGCCATAAACAGGCGGCCGAGTCGTGGCGCAATGCGGACAAACGGGCTTTGGCGCAGCAGTCTGCTGAAGCCGCTTTACAATGGGAAATGCAGGACGGTTGCCGTTTGTTGTTGCTGCAAGATGATGATTTCCCCGAAATGCTGACACAAGGCATTACCGCGCCGCCGGTCTTGTTTTTACGCGGCAATGCAGAGCTGCTGCACACACCTTCTGCCGCGATTGTCGGCAGCCGCCATGCCACGCCGCAGGCAATGCGGATTGCCAAAGATTTCGGCAGGGCGTTGAGCGAAAAAGGCATTCCCGTCGTATCGGGTATGGCTTCGGGTATCGATACCTCCGCCCATCAGGGGGCATTGCAGGCAGATGGCGGCACCATCGCCGTCTGGGGAACCGGTATAGACCGCATTTATCCGCCGTCCAATAAAAACCTTGCTTATGAAATTGCCGAAAGGGGATTGATTGTCAGCGAGTTCCCTTTAGATACGCGTCCGTTTGCAGGCAACTTTCCGCGCCGCAACCGTTTGATTGCCGCATTGTCGCAGCTGACATTGGTGGTCGAGGCGGCATTGGAATCCGGCTCATTGATTACTGCCAAGCTGGCGGCGGAGATGGGGCGCGAAGTGATGGCGGTGCCCGGTTCGATAGACAATCCGCACAGCAAAGGCTGTCACAAGCTGATTAAAGACGGGGCAAAACTGGTGGAATGTCTGGACGATATTCTCCATGAGTGTCCGCAGCTATTGCAAAATACGCCTGTTCCATCATATTCTATAAATAAGACGGTAAAACTGAAAAACGATCGAACCAAACATCTGCAACAAAAAATAATAGCGGATGAACCGCAAAGGCCGTCTGAAAACCTATCCGCCGCCCCATCAACAAGCGCTTTATTGGAAGCAATGGGTTACGACCCGATACACCCCGATATTTTGGCGCAACAAACCAATACGGCAGCAGCAGACGTGTACGCACAGCTTTTGGAATACGAACTTGACGGTATTGTTGCCGCCTTACCGGGCGGCCGTTATCAGCGTGTCAAAGCATAA
- a CDS encoding DUF494 family protein produces the protein MTEVIAYLIEHFQDFDNCPPPEDLGRLLEDAGFDATEIGNTLMMMEVLFNTSEFYAEPFNSDSLRVFCREEAENLPQEVMGLMQYLVAEHAITYEQREIVIHALMHIPSDEITLDTAKVLVLLVLWMHKSELPVLIGDDLMSALTGQNVMH, from the coding sequence ATGACCGAAGTCATTGCCTATTTAATCGAACACTTCCAAGATTTCGACAATTGTCCGCCTCCGGAGGATTTGGGTCGCCTCTTGGAAGATGCGGGTTTTGATGCTACGGAAATCGGCAATACATTGATGATGATGGAAGTCTTGTTCAATACGTCCGAATTCTATGCCGAGCCGTTTAACAGCGACTCCCTGCGCGTATTCTGCCGTGAAGAAGCTGAAAACCTGCCGCAGGAAGTCATGGGCTTGATGCAGTATTTGGTTGCCGAGCACGCAATTACTTATGAGCAACGCGAAATCGTCATTCACGCCCTGATGCACATTCCATCGGACGAAATCACCCTCGATACCGCCAAAGTGTTGGTATTGCTGGTGTTGTGGATGCACAAGAGCGAGTTGCCCGTCCTGATAGGTGACGACTTGATGAGTGCGTTGACCGGACAAAACGTTATGCACTAA
- the topA gene encoding type I DNA topoisomerase encodes MAKNLLIVESPSKAKTLKKYLGGEFEILASYGHVRDLVPKSGAVDPDNGFAMKYQLISRNSKHVDAIVAGAKEAENIYLATDPDREGEAISWHLYEILKSKRGLKNIKPQRVVFHEITKNAVLDAVANPREIEMDLVDAQQARRALDYLVGFNLSPLLWKKIRRGLSAGRVQSPALRLICERENEIRAFEAQEYWTVHLDSHKGRSKFTAKLAQYNGAKLEQFDLPNEAAQADVLKELEGKEAVVTAIEKKKRSRNPAAPFTTSTMQQDAVRKLGFTTDRTMRTAQQLYEGIDVGQGAIGLITYMRTDSVNLADEALTEIRHYIENKIGKEYLPSAAKQYKTKSKNAQEAHEAIRPTSVYRTPESVKPFLSADQFKLYQMIWQRTVACQMTPAKFDQTTVDITVGKGVFRVTGQVQTFAGFLSVYEESSDDEESEDSKKLPEMSEGDKLPVDKLYGEQHFTTPPPRYNEATLVKALEEYGIGRPSTYASIISTLKDREYVTLEQKRFMPTDTGDIVNKFLTEHFAQYVDYHFTAKLEDQLDEIANGKRQWIPVMDKFWKPFIKQVEEKEGIERAKFTTQELDETCPKCGEHKLQIKFGKMGRFVACAGYPECSYTRNVNETAEEAAERIAKTEAEQAELDGRECPKCGGRLVYKYSRTGSKFIGCANYPKCKHVEPLEKPKDTGVQCPQCKKGNLVERKSRYGKLFYSCSTYPDCNYATWNPPVAEECPNCHWPVLTIKTTKRWGVEKVCPQKECGWKEQIEPPAPKE; translated from the coding sequence ATGGCGAAAAACCTATTAATCGTCGAATCCCCGTCCAAAGCCAAAACCCTGAAAAAATATCTGGGCGGTGAGTTTGAAATCTTGGCGTCTTACGGTCATGTCCGCGACTTGGTACCCAAAAGCGGAGCAGTCGATCCCGACAACGGCTTTGCCATGAAGTACCAGCTGATCAGCCGCAACAGCAAACACGTTGATGCCATCGTCGCCGGTGCCAAAGAAGCCGAAAACATCTACCTCGCAACCGACCCGGATAGGGAAGGCGAAGCCATCTCATGGCATCTTTATGAAATCCTCAAATCCAAACGCGGCCTGAAAAACATCAAGCCGCAGCGTGTCGTGTTCCACGAAATCACCAAAAACGCTGTGCTCGACGCCGTCGCCAATCCGCGCGAAATCGAAATGGACTTGGTCGATGCGCAACAAGCCCGCCGTGCTTTGGACTATCTGGTCGGTTTCAACCTCTCGCCATTGTTGTGGAAAAAAATCCGCCGCGGTTTGAGTGCAGGCCGTGTACAAAGCCCTGCTTTGCGCCTGATTTGTGAGCGCGAAAACGAAATCCGCGCGTTTGAAGCGCAGGAATATTGGACGGTACATCTCGACAGCCACAAAGGACGCAGCAAGTTTACTGCAAAACTCGCCCAATACAACGGTGCAAAACTCGAACAATTCGACCTGCCGAACGAAGCCGCTCAAGCCGACGTGTTGAAAGAACTCGAAGGCAAAGAGGCTGTCGTTACTGCCATTGAAAAGAAAAAGCGCAGCCGCAATCCTGCCGCGCCGTTCACCACTTCTACCATGCAGCAGGATGCCGTGCGCAAACTCGGCTTTACCACCGACCGCACCATGCGTACCGCCCAGCAGCTTTACGAAGGTATAGACGTAGGGCAGGGTGCCATCGGTCTGATTACCTATATGCGTACCGACAGCGTGAATTTGGCCGATGAAGCGTTAACCGAAATCCGCCATTACATCGAAAACAAAATTGGCAAAGAATATCTGCCGAGTGCCGCCAAACAATACAAAACCAAATCCAAAAATGCCCAAGAAGCCCACGAGGCGATCCGTCCGACTTCCGTGTACCGCACGCCCGAAAGCGTCAAGCCCTTCTTGAGCGCAGACCAGTTCAAACTGTACCAAATGATTTGGCAACGTACCGTCGCCTGTCAGATGACGCCCGCTAAATTCGACCAAACCACCGTCGATATTACCGTCGGCAAGGGCGTATTCCGCGTAACCGGACAAGTGCAGACTTTCGCAGGCTTCCTCAGCGTTTACGAAGAAAGCAGCGACGATGAAGAGAGTGAAGACAGCAAAAAACTGCCTGAAATGAGCGAAGGCGATAAACTGCCCGTGGACAAACTCTACGGCGAACAACACTTTACTACCCCGCCTCCACGCTACAACGAAGCCACACTGGTTAAAGCCCTCGAAGAATACGGTATCGGCCGTCCTTCTACCTACGCCAGTATTATTTCCACGCTCAAAGACCGCGAATACGTTACCCTTGAGCAAAAACGCTTCATGCCCACCGACACAGGCGACATCGTCAACAAATTCCTGACCGAACACTTCGCCCAATATGTCGATTACCACTTCACCGCCAAACTCGAAGACCAGCTTGACGAAATTGCCAACGGCAAACGCCAATGGATCCCCGTGATGGACAAATTCTGGAAGCCGTTTATCAAGCAAGTGGAAGAAAAAGAGGGTATCGAACGCGCCAAATTTACTACGCAGGAACTCGATGAAACCTGCCCGAAATGCGGCGAACATAAACTGCAAATCAAATTCGGCAAAATGGGCCGCTTCGTTGCGTGTGCCGGCTATCCCGAATGCAGCTACACGCGTAACGTCAACGAAACTGCCGAAGAAGCCGCCGAACGTATTGCCAAAACGGAAGCAGAGCAAGCCGAACTCGACGGACGCGAATGCCCTAAATGCGGCGGTCGTTTAGTGTACAAATACAGCCGTACCGGCAGCAAATTCATCGGCTGCGCCAACTATCCGAAATGCAAGCACGTTGAGCCGTTGGAAAAACCGAAAGACACCGGCGTCCAATGCCCACAATGCAAAAAAGGCAACCTCGTCGAACGCAAATCCCGTTACGGCAAACTGTTTTACAGTTGCAGCACCTATCCGGACTGCAACTACGCCACTTGGAACCCGCCCGTCGCCGAAGAGTGTCCGAACTGCCATTGGCCGGTTTTAACCATCAAAACCACCAAACGCTGGGGCGTGGAAAAAGTCTGTCCGCAAAAAGAATGCGGCTGGAAAGAACAGATTGAACCGCCTGCACCGAAAGAGTAA